Proteins from a single region of Helicobacter pylori:
- the murD gene encoding UDP-N-acetylmuramoyl-L-alanine--D-glutamate ligase: MKISLLGHGKTTLALARFFKKNHNEVKFFDDKFLSFHKDREGFLCYPSKDFNPNDSQLEVVSPGISFTHPLVIKAKHLVSEYDYIDSLFDSVFTPTIISISGTNGKTTTTEMLTTLLEDFKAVSGGNIGTPLIELFEKQSLLWVLETSSFSLHYTNKAYPLIYLLINVEADHLTWHCNFENYLNAKLKVLTLMPKTSLAILPLKFKEHSSVQNSQAQKIFFDKSEEVLERLKIPSNALFFKGAFLLDAALALLVYEQFLKIKNLKWQDYRENALKRLNAFKIGSHKMEEFRDKQGRLWVDDSKATNIDATLQALKTFKNQKIHLILGGDIKGVNLTPLFEEFKNYEVSLYAIGSSASIIQALALEFNVSCQVCLELEKAVQEIKSVLSQNEVALLSPSAASLDQFSSYKERGERFKAFVLKD; the protein is encoded by the coding sequence ATGAAAATCTCTTTATTGGGGCATGGCAAAACCACTCTAGCCCTAGCGCGTTTTTTTAAAAAAAACCATAACGAAGTCAAATTTTTTGATGATAAATTCCTTTCATTTCATAAGGATAGAGAGGGTTTTCTTTGTTATCCCAGTAAGGATTTTAACCCTAATGATTCCCAATTAGAGGTAGTCAGCCCTGGCATTAGTTTCACGCACCCTTTAGTCATAAAAGCCAAGCATTTAGTGAGCGAATACGATTATATTGATAGCTTGTTTGATTCTGTTTTCACGCCTACTATAATCAGTATTAGCGGCACTAACGGGAAAACCACCACGACAGAAATGCTCACCACGCTTTTAGAAGATTTTAAGGCTGTGAGTGGGGGGAATATCGGCACGCCCTTGATTGAATTGTTTGAAAAGCAATCGCTTTTGTGGGTGTTAGAAACAAGCTCCTTTTCTTTGCATTACACCAATAAGGCTTACCCTTTAATCTACTTGCTCATCAATGTGGAAGCTGATCATTTGACTTGGCATTGCAATTTTGAAAATTATTTGAACGCTAAACTCAAGGTTTTAACATTGATGCCTAAAACTTCGCTCGCTATCCTCCCTTTAAAATTCAAAGAACATTCAAGCGTTCAAAACTCGCAAGCGCAAAAAATCTTTTTTGACAAAAGCGAAGAGGTTTTAGAGCGTTTAAAAATCCCTTCTAACGCCCTTTTTTTTAAGGGAGCGTTTTTATTAGACGCTGCCTTAGCCCTTTTAGTTTATGAGCAATTTTTAAAAATAAAGAATTTAAAATGGCAAGATTATAGAGAAAACGCCCTTAAAAGACTGAATGCTTTTAAAATTGGCTCGCATAAAATGGAAGAATTTAGGGATAAACAAGGGCGTTTGTGGGTAGATGACAGCAAAGCCACGAACATTGATGCCACCTTACAAGCTCTAAAAACCTTTAAAAACCAAAAAATCCATTTGATTTTAGGGGGCGATATTAAAGGGGTCAATTTAACCCCCCTTTTTGAAGAATTTAAAAATTATGAAGTAAGCCTTTATGCCATAGGATCAAGCGCTTCTATCATCCAAGCCTTAGCGTTAGAATTTAATGTTTCTTGTCAGGTTTGTTTGGAGTTAGAAAAAGCGGTTCAAGAAATTAAAAGCGTTTTATCGCAAAATGAAGTCGCTTTGCTTTCCCCAAGCGCGGCCAGTTTGGATCAATTTTCTTCGTATAAAGAAAGGGGTGAAAGATTTAAAGCGTTTGTTTTAAAAGATTAA